From a region of the Fervidobacterium sp. genome:
- a CDS encoding NAD(P)-dependent oxidoreductase produces the protein MENIRVLITGGLGFIGKCLKSKLQEKGYEVVVLDLQVRDYDDYVRADVTEFLDLWKTVKNFGKFDYVIHMAGEVGRLVGEEHPHKMIYVNDIGTLNVIHICLEMGAKLVYFSTSEIYGKLFEQEEVSEESVKHLSPFMLTNVYAMSKYFGEALVNHYVVNYGLKAVGIRPFMVYGPGVVSSKYKSAVDQFIYNALNGKEFYVHKNTERAWCYIDDFVDGIILIIEKHKFTERIYEAYNVGTQDYKPMEEVAEIVLRYTNAPRSLIKLIEPPDKFLVTKKRFSNKKIANLGFKQKVSLEEGIKKTIEWHRSAINDSNNW, from the coding sequence ATGGAAAATATAAGAGTCCTAATCACAGGGGGATTAGGTTTCATAGGTAAGTGTTTGAAATCAAAGTTGCAAGAAAAGGGATATGAAGTTGTCGTACTTGATTTGCAGGTTAGAGACTATGATGATTACGTTCGGGCCGATGTAACTGAATTTCTTGATTTATGGAAAACAGTTAAGAACTTCGGAAAATTTGATTATGTAATACACATGGCTGGTGAGGTTGGCAGACTAGTTGGGGAAGAACATCCTCACAAAATGATTTACGTCAATGACATTGGGACTTTGAATGTTATTCATATATGCTTAGAAATGGGAGCTAAGTTGGTGTACTTTTCAACTTCGGAAATATACGGGAAACTGTTCGAACAGGAAGAAGTTAGTGAAGAGAGTGTAAAACATTTGTCACCTTTTATGCTGACAAATGTTTACGCTATGAGTAAGTATTTTGGGGAAGCTCTCGTTAATCATTACGTCGTGAATTACGGATTAAAAGCAGTGGGCATTAGACCATTTATGGTTTACGGACCAGGTGTCGTTTCGAGCAAATACAAATCTGCTGTTGATCAATTCATATACAACGCACTTAACGGGAAAGAATTTTATGTCCATAAAAACACGGAAAGAGCATGGTGCTACATAGACGATTTTGTTGATGGGATTATATTAATCATAGAAAAACACAAATTCACTGAACGTATTTACGAGGCGTACAATGTGGGAACACAGGATTACAAACCCATGGAGGAAGTTGCTGAGATAGTGCTGAGATATACAAATGCACCAAGAAGCTTAATAAAGCTGATAGAACCACCTGACAAGTTTTTAGTCACTAAGAAAAGATTTTCAAACAAGAAAATTGCAAACTTAGGTTTCAAACAAAAAGTATCGTTAGAAGAAGGTATAAAGAAAACCATAGAATGGCACAGGAGTGCTATAAATGATAGCAATAATTGGTAG
- a CDS encoding glycosyltransferase family 4 protein yields the protein MKKTIVLDCRMYGMSGVGRYIENLIDEIVEKELEEYNFILIGYKNKLKQYSNSPNVLAVVNTNLKPFSLRETILGYFFFRRLSKRSSLVHFTHINLPFIVPKNSILTLHDLIPFLFPQYFSKLKLFAYKTILKINKNRFAKFIVVSESTKKDLINLLKVKEDKIHVIYEKTSLFKRIRNIQDLETLCNKFASTLPENYFLYVGNRKKHKNLEFMIKVMDMIFNFFPDFYFVIAGTKDSSFDFVDKSLLSVKNKNNFIQILQPSDDELICLYKKAYALLLISQYEGFGIPIIEAAFFGVPAVVSNVSSLPEVAGDSGIYVNPYDENEAFEKIYNFIINKELKNEKSLNALKNYERFYNYPQLELLKKVYKSLLEN from the coding sequence GTGAAGAAAACCATTGTTTTGGATTGTAGAATGTACGGAATGTCAGGTGTTGGAAGATACATAGAAAACCTGATAGATGAGATCGTAGAAAAAGAATTAGAAGAATATAACTTCATCCTAATAGGCTATAAGAACAAACTCAAACAATATAGCAATTCACCAAATGTACTTGCCGTCGTTAACACTAACCTCAAACCTTTCAGTCTCCGAGAGACTATCTTAGGTTATTTTTTCTTCAGAAGGCTATCAAAAAGATCCTCGCTCGTTCATTTCACGCACATCAACCTACCATTCATTGTTCCCAAAAATTCCATACTAACCTTACATGATTTAATTCCTTTCCTTTTTCCTCAGTATTTTTCAAAACTTAAGTTATTTGCTTACAAAACAATATTAAAAATAAATAAAAACAGATTTGCCAAATTCATCGTTGTCTCTGAATCTACAAAAAAGGATCTAATAAATTTGTTAAAGGTAAAAGAAGATAAAATACATGTAATCTACGAAAAAACATCGTTGTTCAAACGCATTAGAAATATTCAAGATTTGGAGACTCTCTGCAACAAGTTTGCTTCAACATTACCAGAGAACTACTTTCTTTACGTTGGAAATAGAAAAAAGCACAAAAATCTTGAATTCATGATAAAAGTTATGGACATGATATTTAATTTCTTTCCCGACTTCTACTTTGTGATTGCCGGAACTAAAGACAGTAGTTTTGATTTCGTAGATAAATCTCTTCTAAGCGTGAAGAACAAGAACAACTTTATCCAAATACTTCAACCATCAGATGATGAATTGATATGTCTTTACAAAAAGGCGTATGCACTTTTGTTGATTTCACAATACGAAGGTTTTGGTATCCCCATCATTGAAGCTGCTTTCTTTGGAGTACCTGCTGTTGTTTCAAATGTGTCCTCACTACCTGAAGTTGCGGGTGATTCAGGCATTTATGTAAATCCATACGATGAAAATGAAGCATTCGAAAAAATTTACAATTTTATAATCAATAAAGAATTAAAAAATGAAAAATCTTTAAATGCATTAAAAAATTATGAACGCTTCTACAATTATCCACAGTTAGAACTGTTAAAGAAAGTTTACAAAAGTCTCTTAGAAAACTAA
- a CDS encoding glycosyltransferase family 2 protein translates to MLGTILWNVKKLRSLISCFSQKNIQTYLNKMELYKKKSQSNTANVQELIIDTTKNTPLISVVTPAYNAERFLPSLAESLKRQTVSRDMQWVVVDDCSTDNTQSLLLSLAKQYKDFSVKVIKNKINKGASFSLNRGFQVSDGKYIAWISADDEYLDTKKLEKDLQILEKGSDVVFSKYTLIKYSKGSSKLVESIIPEDNTELFLYLTFSSNLNGSSLVLKKEHYLMVGGFDENLWNVDSDYDLFAKLSLLNLKFALSDSTVLRRIHKHQTSQQMPIMRLGTSLTRSRFSKIETLRELMIKKLQNIRNFTDSFNLAANFSFFFLDISENAKLPILLRFLKSLLRPYSETTANVMQIYKNFVEYMTNLDNFSAFKKLIENKKM, encoded by the coding sequence ATGTTAGGTACAATTCTTTGGAATGTTAAAAAATTGCGAAGTCTAATATCTTGCTTTTCCCAAAAAAACATACAAACTTACTTGAATAAAATGGAACTTTATAAGAAAAAATCACAATCAAATACAGCAAACGTTCAAGAATTAATAATCGATACTACCAAGAACACACCGTTAATAAGTGTAGTGACGCCAGCTTATAATGCTGAGAGATTTTTACCCTCGCTTGCCGAAAGTTTAAAAAGACAAACAGTCTCTAGAGACATGCAATGGGTAGTAGTTGACGATTGTTCGACGGATAATACACAAAGTCTTCTTTTATCTTTGGCAAAGCAATATAAAGATTTTTCAGTAAAAGTTATTAAAAATAAAATTAACAAAGGGGCTTCATTCTCGTTAAACAGAGGATTCCAAGTTTCAGATGGTAAATATATAGCTTGGATAAGTGCAGACGATGAATATCTTGATACGAAAAAGCTAGAAAAAGATCTACAAATCCTCGAAAAAGGCAGCGATGTAGTTTTTTCAAAGTACACCCTGATTAAATACAGCAAAGGTAGCTCAAAGCTGGTCGAAAGCATCATTCCTGAAGACAACACTGAACTATTTTTATATCTCACTTTCTCTTCAAATTTAAACGGTTCATCTTTGGTCCTGAAAAAGGAACATTACTTGATGGTTGGCGGATTTGATGAGAATTTGTGGAATGTCGACAGTGATTATGACCTTTTTGCTAAGCTATCACTCCTTAATCTAAAGTTTGCTTTGAGTGATTCGACGGTGTTACGACGTATCCATAAACACCAGACCTCTCAACAAATGCCTATAATGCGTTTGGGAACTTCTTTAACAAGAAGTAGATTTTCAAAGATAGAAACCCTCAGAGAACTTATGATTAAAAAGCTCCAGAATATCAGAAATTTCACGGACAGTTTCAACTTGGCTGCAAATTTTTCGTTCTTCTTCTTAGATATATCAGAAAATGCGAAATTACCGATACTTTTGCGGTTTTTGAAAAGCCTCTTAAGACCTTATTCAGAAACAACGGCTAATGTAATGCAAATTTACAAAAATTTTGTAGAATACATGACAAACTTAGATAACTTCTCTGCATTTAAGAAACTTATAGAAAATAAAAAAATGTAA
- a CDS encoding NAD(P)-dependent oxidoreductase — protein sequence MIAIIGSDGFIGNYVKKWAEKLNIEHKGIYFSNNLKGDISFEEYLNSEEKKITTTLIITAGNSDHNLPRTDFLSTLEKDLRYLERLEKSKVSADVVFLSSAAVYYGCKGDVDENTAVQPLDYYGLSKLYAEHMVNFMCRKANTRLIIFRLTNAFGVNDKRKRLFDNILECLKEQRTFSLYGKGESYVNPLRVDKVSEIILKSALKINELVKENNTEIVNLCSLSPYKVVDIVKYISKKYGLKFRFTGQEDYIVEFNTTTKKLQKLLDILSVKISPLYDQIDELLEKALKGENI from the coding sequence ATGATAGCAATAATTGGTAGCGATGGATTTATCGGTAATTATGTAAAAAAATGGGCTGAAAAACTTAATATAGAACACAAGGGAATATACTTTAGTAATAATCTAAAGGGTGATATATCCTTTGAAGAATATTTAAATAGTGAGGAAAAGAAAATCACCACTACTTTGATTATAACTGCAGGAAATTCTGACCACAATTTACCAAGAACGGACTTTCTTAGCACCTTGGAGAAAGATCTAAGATATTTAGAAAGGTTAGAAAAATCAAAGGTATCAGCAGACGTTGTATTTTTGTCCAGTGCAGCTGTCTATTACGGTTGTAAGGGAGATGTTGACGAAAACACCGCAGTGCAACCCTTAGATTATTACGGGCTTAGCAAATTGTACGCAGAACACATGGTAAATTTCATGTGTAGAAAAGCAAATACAAGGCTAATCATCTTTAGATTGACTAATGCATTTGGAGTTAACGATAAGAGGAAAAGGCTTTTTGATAATATCTTAGAATGCTTGAAAGAACAAAGAACTTTTAGTTTATACGGGAAAGGCGAGTCTTATGTAAATCCTTTGCGCGTTGACAAAGTTTCGGAGATAATTCTCAAGAGTGCGCTGAAAATAAACGAATTAGTGAAGGAAAACAATACTGAGATTGTAAACCTATGCTCTTTATCGCCCTACAAGGTTGTTGACATAGTAAAATACATAAGCAAAAAATATGGATTAAAATTCCGATTCACTGGGCAAGAAGACTACATAGTAGAATTTAACACAACCACAAAAAAACTCCAAAAGCTGCTGGACATTTTGTCCGTGAAGATAAGTCCATTATACGATCAAATAGACGAATTATTAGAAAAAGCACTAAAGGGAGAGAATATTTAG
- a CDS encoding oligosaccharide flippase family protein has product MSFLRKYFSFSTGVWFNALIGILWTAYISRHLNPDELGIITMYMSLYSGLSALALMGSSDTIMRFYREYELKNYLVWLTSLPSLIMSLLIFLAMLFLRSKVNFIIWGEKTGIFFLLIPIQVSLNVVFTINMSLIRSQERGLIYSAFSILDNSLYTLFTIIVLTLLRKNFIWVIFSSFLSLSITSFCTYLYLEDYWKFSKVGLKDLREILSYSFPLTFGSLLWWFTNWTDRFMLRGLSNFNEIGLYSVGSKFASILNLITSGFSTLWFPYAYSLFQSEKAKDMFKKMSMMISFLTFNIALIINLTKHWIFQLLFSKNYIKAINVVPFLLLPVVLTTILVVVGRGINFSKKTYLSIYTNGAAIVTNIIINYLLIPKLGAIGAAIGTAISFIIFFTVEYIFSIKFYKVNYQIWKVYTLSFLFIFGAILELFNSRIFYYFLNFVIFLLALLFYYNEFKILLKKFLSILEKTESKGGD; this is encoded by the coding sequence ATGTCGTTTTTGAGAAAATATTTCTCCTTTTCAACGGGAGTTTGGTTTAACGCACTAATAGGAATTCTTTGGACAGCTTATATATCCAGACACTTGAATCCTGACGAACTTGGCATTATAACCATGTACATGTCACTGTATAGCGGTCTGTCAGCGCTTGCACTAATGGGCTCTTCTGATACCATAATGAGATTTTACAGAGAATATGAATTGAAAAATTACTTAGTCTGGCTAACAAGTTTACCTTCATTAATAATGAGTCTATTGATTTTTTTGGCCATGTTGTTTCTGCGTAGTAAAGTTAATTTTATAATCTGGGGAGAAAAGACTGGTATATTTTTCCTTCTAATACCGATACAAGTGTCTTTAAACGTTGTATTCACGATAAACATGAGTCTGATAAGAAGTCAAGAAAGAGGATTGATCTATTCAGCTTTTAGTATACTCGATAATTCTTTGTACACTTTATTTACTATAATTGTTTTAACTCTACTTCGTAAAAATTTTATTTGGGTCATATTTTCAAGTTTTTTGAGTTTATCGATAACTTCGTTTTGCACTTATTTATATTTGGAAGATTACTGGAAGTTTTCAAAAGTCGGCTTGAAGGATCTAAGAGAGATACTCTCATATAGTTTTCCTCTGACATTTGGCTCTTTGCTATGGTGGTTTACAAATTGGACAGATAGGTTTATGTTAAGAGGATTATCAAATTTTAATGAAATAGGTCTGTACAGTGTTGGTTCAAAATTCGCAAGTATTTTGAATTTAATAACAAGTGGATTTTCGACACTTTGGTTTCCGTACGCGTATAGTTTATTTCAGTCCGAAAAGGCGAAGGATATGTTTAAAAAAATGTCAATGATGATATCTTTTCTAACTTTCAACATAGCTTTGATAATTAATTTAACGAAACATTGGATTTTTCAGCTACTATTTTCAAAAAACTACATCAAAGCAATCAACGTTGTCCCGTTTTTACTCCTGCCTGTTGTTTTAACAACCATCTTAGTAGTTGTCGGAAGAGGGATAAATTTCTCGAAAAAAACATACTTATCAATTTATACAAATGGTGCAGCAATAGTCACAAACATAATAATTAACTATCTTTTGATACCAAAGCTTGGTGCAATAGGTGCAGCTATAGGCACAGCCATAAGCTTTATAATATTTTTTACTGTAGAATACATATTTTCAATAAAGTTTTACAAAGTTAATTACCAAATTTGGAAGGTCTATACGTTATCCTTTTTGTTCATTTTTGGAGCCATCTTGGAACTTTTCAACAGCAGGATATTTTATTACTTTTTAAACTTTGTTATTTTTTTGCTTGCTTTATTATTCTACTACAACGAGTTTAAGATTTTACTTAAGAAATTTCTTTCTATACTAGAAAAAACTGAATCAAAAGGAGGCGATTAA